Proteins encoded together in one Prosthecobacter fusiformis window:
- a CDS encoding DMT family transporter, with product MPPTLATIVYPLIAALLYAFGALVLKRSSELGVGLWRTTFVANFIVAGLFSLLWLLGGPPIEKELLWQPGVIAMCLFVGQISQFIALEKGDVSVAVPVFGLKVILVAFLTPILIGDAVGLRLWAAAFLSVIGIVFLNKKDQGKRPRGLGITLLAGGVGAVCFAVFDVLVQKWGPYWGVGRLLPCIFWINALFSCGLVFRFSAPLSAIPRPAWGWLGGGSVLLGTQSILFVSTLATYGKATSANIVYASRGLLSVALVWMIGHWFFNTEQNLGPAVLRWRLAGALLMMSAIVLVVV from the coding sequence GTGCCTCCAACCCTTGCCACCATTGTTTATCCGCTGATCGCCGCGCTGTTGTATGCTTTCGGAGCTTTGGTACTGAAGCGGTCCAGCGAACTGGGCGTGGGCCTATGGCGCACCACCTTCGTGGCCAATTTCATTGTGGCCGGTCTCTTTTCCCTCCTCTGGCTGCTGGGTGGACCGCCCATTGAAAAGGAACTGCTCTGGCAGCCGGGCGTGATCGCCATGTGTCTCTTTGTGGGCCAGATCTCGCAGTTCATCGCTTTGGAAAAAGGGGATGTTTCTGTGGCGGTGCCGGTCTTTGGCCTGAAGGTCATCCTGGTGGCCTTTTTGACACCCATTCTGATTGGCGATGCGGTCGGGCTCCGGTTGTGGGCAGCCGCTTTCTTGAGCGTTATTGGCATCGTATTTCTCAACAAGAAAGACCAGGGTAAGCGTCCCCGTGGACTAGGCATCACCCTGCTGGCTGGCGGAGTCGGGGCGGTATGCTTTGCGGTGTTTGACGTGCTGGTGCAGAAATGGGGCCCGTACTGGGGCGTAGGCCGCCTTTTGCCCTGCATTTTCTGGATCAATGCCCTGTTTTCCTGCGGGCTGGTGTTTCGTTTTTCGGCACCGCTTAGCGCTATTCCACGCCCGGCCTGGGGCTGGTTAGGCGGCGGTTCAGTTCTTCTGGGCACGCAGAGCATTCTTTTCGTCAGCACGCTGGCCACTTATGGTAAGGCCACTTCAGCAAACATCGTGTACGCCTCGCGCGGCCTGCTCAGCGTGGCTCTGGTATGGATGATCGGCCATTGGTTTTTCAATACGGAGCAAAACCTCGGCCCCGCTGTCCTGCGCTGGCGGCTAGCGGGTGCCCTCCTGATGATGAGCGCCATCGTGCTGGTGGTCGT
- a CDS encoding transposase translates to MSVKFFNPRGEIEKTEHRLPHWQQDEVPVFVTFRLADSLPREVVDTWHTEREMFFINHPQPWDEITEACFHGLFSNKLDEALDAGHGSAVLRLPPIAQIVQARLHHFDNQRYRLQSYVIMPNHVHVLFSMEVAESLPAILQGWKGVSSRFIHKNGLCDLNPFWQPEYFDRLIRSPEHLETVSAYIRENPAKAGLKSGFILWERS, encoded by the coding sequence GTGTCTGTGAAGTTCTTCAATCCGAGGGGTGAAATCGAAAAGACGGAGCACAGGCTGCCTCATTGGCAGCAGGATGAAGTGCCTGTCTTTGTGACGTTTCGTCTGGCGGATTCATTGCCCCGAGAGGTCGTAGATACCTGGCATACTGAGCGGGAAATGTTTTTCATCAACCACCCCCAACCCTGGGATGAAATCACGGAAGCTTGCTTCCACGGACTGTTTTCAAACAAGCTGGATGAAGCCCTGGATGCGGGTCACGGGTCCGCTGTTTTGCGTCTTCCGCCCATTGCCCAGATCGTCCAAGCGCGCTTGCATCACTTCGATAATCAGCGCTACCGCTTACAAAGTTACGTCATCATGCCTAACCATGTGCATGTTCTCTTCTCGATGGAAGTAGCCGAGTCACTCCCTGCCATCCTCCAAGGCTGGAAGGGTGTCTCCAGTCGATTTATTCACAAAAACGGTCTTTGCGACCTCAATCCTTTCTGGCAGCCCGAATACTTTGACCGTCTCATCCGCAGTCCCGAACATCTTGAAACCGTGAGCGCCTACATCCGCGAGAATCCCGCGAAAGCTGGGCTGAAGTCCGGCTTCATCCTGTGGGAACGAAGTTGA
- the carB gene encoding carbamoyl-phosphate synthase large subunit has translation MPKDPSIKRILVIGSGPIVIGQGCEFDYSGVQACKALREEGYEVVLINSNPATIMTDPEFAFRTYIEPITPEIVEKIIIKEKPDVLLPTLGGQTALNTAMSLHHSGVLEKHGVRMIGAKPDAIEKGEDRLKFKNAMLAIGLDLPQSGVAHTIEEARVIAEEIGTMPLIIRPAYTLGGTGGGIAYNKEEFEYITGRGLDLSPVSEVLIEESLLGWKEFEMEVMRDKADNCVIICSIENLDPMGVHTGDSITVAPIQTLTDREYQIMRDASFACIREIGVETGGSNIQFAIQPDTGRMIVIEMNPRVSRSSALASKATGYPIAKIAAKLAVGYTLDELKNDITRETPASFEPTIDYVVTKVPRFTFEKFPGADETLTTQMKSVGEAMAIGRTFKESMQKALRSLEIKRFGLIGDGADVVVDEETLTTKLTVPNAERIFFLGQAFAIGWDVEKVFGLTKIDRWFLRQIEEIVKQDDELIGDAINQERQPDAAARIWNVDRIRKLKRLGFSDRQISHRTKLEILGVKGGTEFGLHKLNSEKDVRNFRKAAGIIPTYRLVDTCAAEFEAQTPYYYSTYGTEDEVRDNDRKKVMILGGGPNRIGQGIEFDYCCVHASFALRELGYETIMVNSNPETVSTDYDTSDKLYFEPLTLEDVLNIYERENRNDQVLGVIVQFGGQTPLNLAKGLEENGVRIIGTSPKNIELAEDRKLFAALLDELGLHQAPSGTATSLEEALAITARIGYPSLVRPSFVLGGRAMQIVYSDAELTHYMKNAVEATPDRPVLVDRFLEDATEVDVDCISDGETTVIGAIMEHIEEAGIHSGDSACVIPPFSLTAEMQGRISDAAKKLAKALNVRGLMNMQLAVKGDDLYVIEVNPRASRTAPFVSKAIGIPLPKLAAKIMAGKTLKELGFTEEVHPKHFSVKEAVFPFSKFQGVDIALGPEMKSTGEVMGIDMDMGLAFAKSQMAAGGTLPTKGNVFISVKETDRPNVARIAKGYADLGFTLYATAGTGQVISESGTPVNILPKLASGQRPNVIDLMKNKDMALVINTPSGKNPREDEIKIRTAAMQNRIPIMTTLRGADAAMRAIKSLQGSEVEVRALQEYHQ, from the coding sequence ATGCCCAAAGATCCCTCCATCAAACGCATCCTCGTCATCGGTTCCGGCCCCATCGTCATCGGCCAGGGCTGTGAGTTCGACTATTCCGGCGTCCAGGCATGCAAGGCGCTGCGCGAGGAAGGTTATGAGGTCGTGCTCATCAATTCCAACCCGGCCACCATCATGACCGACCCGGAATTCGCCTTCCGGACCTACATCGAGCCGATCACCCCAGAGATCGTCGAGAAGATCATCATCAAGGAAAAGCCGGACGTACTCCTGCCCACCCTGGGCGGCCAGACAGCTCTGAATACGGCCATGTCCCTGCATCATTCCGGCGTGCTGGAAAAACACGGCGTGCGTATGATCGGTGCGAAACCGGACGCCATCGAGAAAGGTGAAGACCGCCTCAAATTCAAAAACGCCATGCTCGCCATCGGGCTGGACCTGCCACAGTCTGGCGTCGCCCATACGATTGAGGAAGCGCGCGTCATTGCCGAGGAGATCGGCACCATGCCCCTCATCATCCGCCCTGCCTATACCTTGGGCGGCACCGGCGGCGGCATTGCGTATAACAAGGAAGAATTCGAATACATCACGGGTCGCGGCCTGGACCTCTCCCCCGTCAGCGAGGTGCTCATCGAAGAGTCCCTGCTGGGCTGGAAGGAATTCGAAATGGAAGTGATGCGGGACAAGGCGGACAACTGCGTCATCATCTGCTCCATCGAAAACCTGGACCCCATGGGCGTGCATACCGGTGACAGCATCACCGTGGCCCCCATCCAGACGTTGACGGATCGCGAATACCAGATCATGCGCGATGCGTCCTTCGCCTGCATTCGCGAGATCGGTGTGGAAACAGGCGGATCGAACATCCAGTTCGCCATCCAGCCTGACACGGGCCGCATGATCGTCATCGAGATGAACCCGCGTGTGTCGCGCTCCTCCGCGCTCGCCTCCAAGGCCACCGGCTACCCCATCGCCAAGATCGCCGCCAAACTCGCTGTGGGTTATACCCTGGACGAACTGAAGAACGACATCACCCGCGAGACCCCCGCCTCCTTTGAGCCGACCATTGACTACGTGGTGACCAAAGTCCCCCGTTTCACCTTCGAAAAATTCCCCGGTGCCGATGAAACCTTGACCACACAGATGAAGTCCGTGGGCGAGGCCATGGCCATTGGCCGCACCTTCAAGGAATCCATGCAGAAGGCGCTGCGCAGCCTGGAAATCAAACGCTTCGGATTGATCGGCGACGGTGCCGATGTGGTCGTGGACGAAGAGACCCTGACCACCAAACTCACCGTCCCCAATGCCGAACGCATCTTCTTCCTCGGCCAGGCCTTTGCCATCGGCTGGGATGTGGAGAAGGTCTTTGGCCTGACCAAGATCGACCGGTGGTTCCTGAGGCAGATTGAGGAGATTGTGAAGCAAGATGACGAGCTTATTGGCGATGCCATCAATCAGGAAAGACAGCCCGACGCGGCCGCCCGAATTTGGAATGTTGATCGGATTCGCAAACTTAAACGTCTCGGTTTTTCAGATCGCCAAATCTCCCATCGCACGAAGCTCGAAATTTTGGGAGTTAAAGGAGGCACCGAGTTTGGCCTTCACAAACTCAATTCGGAGAAAGATGTCCGTAATTTCCGCAAAGCGGCGGGCATCATCCCCACCTACCGCCTCGTGGACACCTGCGCCGCTGAGTTCGAAGCGCAGACGCCTTACTACTACTCCACTTACGGCACCGAAGACGAAGTCCGCGACAACGACCGCAAGAAGGTCATGATTTTGGGTGGCGGTCCGAACCGCATCGGCCAGGGCATCGAGTTCGACTACTGCTGCGTCCATGCCTCCTTCGCCCTGCGCGAGCTGGGGTATGAGACCATCATGGTGAACTCCAATCCGGAGACCGTTTCCACCGACTACGACACCAGTGACAAGCTCTACTTTGAGCCGCTGACCCTGGAAGACGTGCTGAACATCTACGAGCGTGAAAACCGCAACGACCAGGTGCTGGGCGTCATCGTCCAGTTCGGCGGCCAGACCCCGCTGAACCTCGCTAAAGGCCTGGAGGAAAACGGCGTGCGCATCATCGGCACCAGCCCGAAAAACATCGAGCTGGCCGAGGACCGCAAGCTCTTCGCTGCCCTGCTTGATGAGCTCGGCTTGCATCAGGCCCCCAGCGGCACCGCCACCTCCCTGGAGGAGGCTTTGGCCATCACCGCCCGCATCGGTTACCCCAGCCTTGTGCGCCCCAGCTTCGTGCTCGGTGGACGCGCCATGCAGATCGTCTATAGCGATGCCGAACTGACCCACTACATGAAGAACGCCGTCGAGGCCACACCCGACCGCCCCGTGCTGGTGGACCGCTTCCTGGAAGACGCCACCGAGGTGGATGTGGACTGCATCAGCGATGGCGAGACCACCGTCATCGGTGCCATCATGGAGCACATCGAAGAGGCTGGCATTCACTCCGGCGACAGCGCCTGCGTCATCCCTCCTTTCAGCCTCACCGCCGAGATGCAGGGCCGCATCAGCGATGCCGCCAAAAAGCTGGCCAAAGCCCTCAACGTGCGCGGCCTGATGAACATGCAGCTCGCCGTCAAAGGCGACGACCTCTACGTCATCGAGGTGAACCCCCGCGCCTCCCGCACCGCCCCCTTCGTCAGCAAGGCCATCGGCATTCCGCTGCCGAAGCTCGCCGCCAAGATCATGGCTGGCAAGACCCTCAAGGAACTGGGTTTCACCGAGGAAGTCCATCCGAAGCATTTCAGCGTCAAAGAAGCCGTCTTCCCCTTCAGCAAGTTCCAGGGCGTGGACATCGCCCTTGGGCCTGAGATGAAATCCACCGGCGAAGTCATGGGCATCGACATGGACATGGGCCTCGCCTTTGCCAAAAGCCAGATGGCCGCTGGCGGCACCCTGCCGACGAAAGGCAATGTCTTCATCAGCGTCAAAGAGACCGACCGCCCCAATGTCGCCCGCATCGCCAAAGGCTACGCCGACCTCGGCTTCACCCTCTACGCCACCGCCGGCACCGGCCAGGTCATCTCCGAAAGCGGCACCCCCGTCAATATCCTGCCGAAGCTCGCCAGCGGCCAGCGCCCGAACGTCATTGATCTCATGAAGAACAAGGACATGGCCCTCGTCATCAACACCCCCAGCGGCAAAAACCCCCGCGAAGACGAAATCAAGATCCGCACCGCCGCCATGCAAAACCGCATCCCCATCATGACCACGCTGCGTGGGGCGGATGCTGCGATGAGAGCGATCAAGTCATTGCAAGGGAGTGAGGTGGAGGTCAGGGCGTTGCAGGAGTATCACCAGTAA
- a CDS encoding Uma2 family endonuclease: protein MAFSAPEFMSALRMLPEIPNQTAYNLDRRDELGREVQVRNWPGRVETDRFGRMVMLRYEEYDHGFQMASISAEMKRLLSDGSLSFACPISTSDGVKVADVSCVSKKRLLKIGGRTALSAAPEICVEVISPANTRGEIEEKRRLYFEAGAKEVWICDKKGRMIFFLKDAPSLAAKLSKLCLQMPKNIV, encoded by the coding sequence GTGGCATTTTCTGCCCCGGAATTCATGAGTGCGCTACGGATGCTGCCGGAGATCCCAAACCAGACGGCCTATAATCTGGACCGCCGGGATGAACTGGGCCGTGAGGTCCAGGTGCGAAACTGGCCCGGTAGGGTCGAAACGGACCGCTTTGGCCGGATGGTGATGTTACGATATGAAGAATATGACCATGGTTTCCAAATGGCGTCCATCTCGGCGGAAATGAAGCGCCTGCTCAGCGATGGAAGCCTGTCCTTTGCCTGCCCCATCTCCACCTCTGATGGCGTGAAGGTGGCGGATGTATCCTGCGTCTCGAAAAAGCGCCTGCTCAAAATTGGTGGCCGCACCGCTCTGTCCGCCGCACCCGAGATTTGCGTGGAGGTCATTTCCCCTGCCAATACCCGGGGCGAGATCGAAGAAAAACGCCGCCTCTACTTCGAAGCCGGTGCCAAGGAGGTCTGGATTTGCGACAAAAAAGGCCGAATGATTTTTTTCCTCAAGGACGCTCCATCCCTCGCGGCCAAGCTGTCAAAACTCTGCCTACAAATGCCCAAAAACATTGTCTGA
- a CDS encoding serine/threonine-protein kinase → MSNDVPAPSPDGFPAGQASAMQDVLLGTSKHGHGWQPPEVEDLQALLPQYLIQRMLGRGGMGAVYQGRQANLDRQVAIKILPSSMEKTETSSSSRFKNEARAMARLSHPGIVTVYDFGETSCGLLFIVMEYVEGTDVQKLITANHRLHTEHAMVITTHVCDALQYAHEKGIIHRDIKPSNIMVRSDGAVKVTDFGLAKLHEGGESQHLTQSGGTLGTPHYMAPEVLTPNMTVDLRADIYALGVMLYHMLTGKLPQGLFELPSMQVPGLDPRYDGIIAKALREDRDLRYPKASDMRADLDRIMTQPVIKAGARERVYTSPLKINESLGSLAGRSKTTHIPEKGTGSRRLKSPLLALAVLCLLLMCIALGSWWRTTTLQTAAAVPHKTPLSFFPKSPGQWFPIRFYPGNPSLGDLVVTPEGVLKATHGKSLGVYGTDIAVRTRLQRPAGVKMSGLQARVRGPQGIKLNFGTRLVWFGQGPEEENAPSALKLKPREGTDSPVLLTLAVVGDNAYGWVDDRPLMPYPVVGPVTNGGISLWSMNGEFRDIECMLLDGLSEEKALEILGVK, encoded by the coding sequence ATGAGTAACGATGTTCCGGCTCCATCCCCTGACGGCTTCCCGGCGGGCCAGGCGTCAGCGATGCAGGATGTATTGTTAGGCACGAGCAAGCATGGCCATGGGTGGCAACCGCCGGAGGTGGAGGACCTGCAAGCTTTGCTGCCCCAATATCTGATCCAGCGCATGCTAGGCCGGGGTGGTATGGGCGCGGTGTATCAGGGTCGGCAGGCGAATCTTGACCGGCAGGTGGCCATCAAGATCCTTCCAAGCAGTATGGAAAAAACCGAAACCAGCTCCAGCAGCCGTTTTAAAAACGAAGCCCGGGCGATGGCCAGGCTGAGCCATCCGGGCATCGTGACTGTCTATGATTTTGGAGAGACTTCCTGCGGGCTGCTCTTCATCGTCATGGAATATGTGGAAGGTACGGATGTCCAAAAGCTGATCACGGCCAATCATCGCCTGCATACGGAACACGCCATGGTCATCACCACCCATGTCTGTGATGCCCTTCAATACGCCCATGAGAAAGGTATCATCCACCGGGATATCAAACCGTCCAACATCATGGTCAGGTCTGACGGGGCGGTGAAAGTGACCGACTTTGGCCTGGCCAAGCTCCATGAGGGAGGCGAAAGTCAACACCTGACCCAGAGCGGCGGTACCCTGGGCACTCCCCACTACATGGCCCCTGAAGTGTTGACTCCGAACATGACGGTGGATCTGCGGGCAGACATCTATGCCCTGGGCGTGATGCTTTACCACATGCTGACCGGGAAACTGCCCCAGGGCTTGTTTGAGCTACCCTCCATGCAGGTGCCTGGGCTGGATCCACGCTATGACGGCATCATCGCCAAAGCGTTGCGCGAAGACCGCGATCTACGCTACCCCAAGGCATCCGACATGCGTGCCGACCTGGACCGCATCATGACGCAGCCCGTGATCAAGGCGGGTGCACGGGAGCGGGTTTACACAAGCCCACTCAAAATCAATGAAAGCCTGGGCAGTTTAGCGGGCAGGTCCAAGACTACACACATTCCAGAAAAAGGTACCGGCTCGAGGCGTCTCAAATCTCCACTACTGGCCCTGGCTGTTCTGTGCCTCCTGCTCATGTGCATCGCGCTAGGGTCCTGGTGGCGCACGACGACGTTACAAACGGCAGCGGCTGTGCCTCACAAAACACCCCTGTCTTTTTTTCCAAAATCCCCGGGGCAGTGGTTTCCCATTCGTTTCTACCCTGGAAATCCATCTTTGGGTGACTTGGTCGTCACTCCCGAAGGAGTGCTCAAGGCGACTCATGGAAAAAGCTTGGGCGTGTATGGCACCGACATCGCAGTGCGCACTCGCCTGCAACGTCCTGCTGGAGTCAAAATGTCCGGCCTTCAAGCAAGGGTCAGAGGACCGCAAGGTATCAAATTGAACTTCGGCACCCGTTTAGTCTGGTTTGGCCAGGGACCCGAGGAGGAAAATGCGCCCAGCGCATTGAAGCTCAAACCCCGGGAGGGAACGGATTCTCCAGTCCTGCTGACCCTGGCGGTGGTAGGAGACAATGCCTATGGCTGGGTGGATGACCGCCCGTTAATGCCCTATCCTGTGGTGGGACCTGTCACCAACGGTGGTATTTCCCTCTGGTCCATGAATGGTGAATTTCGTGACATCGAATGCATGCTCCTGGATGGCCTCAGCGAAGAAAAAGCTCTGGAAATACTCGGGGTAAAATGA
- a CDS encoding RNA polymerase sigma factor, which translates to MSVPPAHGPSFQTTRWTQVIRLREGAGEAERDSILQQLCQAYWLPLYEYARRSGKSPHDAEDMTQGFFQHALGQDLFAKARQDSGKMRSFLLTAFQNYISNQYQRDTAAKRGGKTPALSLDVMQAEARYQSEPRHTATPEELYNRRWARDFFIAVQESLRTEYRSKGKEPFFHALQPWLFVEAKAADILLQAEALGVTEGNLRIMLLRFRKRYRELFHQGVADTLDSASKEEIDQEVRELIRLAAA; encoded by the coding sequence ATGTCCGTTCCCCCCGCCCATGGCCCCAGTTTTCAGACCACCCGCTGGACGCAGGTGATCCGGCTGCGTGAAGGGGCCGGTGAAGCTGAGCGTGATTCCATCCTGCAGCAGCTTTGCCAGGCTTACTGGCTGCCGCTTTACGAGTATGCCCGGCGGTCTGGAAAGTCCCCCCACGATGCGGAGGACATGACCCAGGGCTTTTTCCAGCATGCCCTTGGCCAGGACCTGTTTGCCAAAGCGCGCCAGGACAGTGGAAAAATGCGCAGTTTTCTCCTCACCGCTTTTCAAAACTACATCTCCAATCAGTACCAGCGGGACACGGCGGCCAAACGCGGAGGGAAAACACCGGCCCTGTCTCTTGATGTCATGCAGGCTGAGGCGCGATACCAGAGTGAACCCCGGCATACTGCCACACCGGAGGAGCTGTATAACCGCCGCTGGGCCCGGGATTTCTTCATCGCAGTCCAGGAGAGTTTACGCACGGAATACAGAAGCAAAGGCAAAGAGCCCTTTTTTCATGCCCTCCAGCCCTGGCTGTTTGTGGAAGCGAAAGCGGCGGACATTTTACTTCAGGCAGAAGCTCTCGGGGTCACGGAAGGTAACTTGCGCATCATGCTCCTGCGCTTCCGCAAGCGTTACCGTGAGCTCTTCCATCAAGGCGTGGCGGATACATTGGACTCCGCCTCCAAAGAAGAAATTGATCAGGAAGTCCGGGAATTGATCCGGCTGGCGGCTGCGTGA